TGTTaaatccagtaaagtgatcaattaagtgttcgtccgaatggtacttaatctgtggtgtgcgagatttgatctttgagcaatcgtttgaatagtgttcgaaataatagtaattgttctaGTAGAGTACACTGTCTTAACGTGAAGTCTAAGTACTTGATCTTAATTAGCGTTTGATCTTTTGGTATTCGACCTAATGGTATTCGGTATAATAGCATTTGATGTTCAGTTTCGAGcttaagtgatcaatcttaatgtTCGTGTAAACAGTATCCGATGTAATATAAGTTCGTTGTTTTATCGTTtgattcagtaatgatatgaTATCTGGGTATGTATTGAGGTTGAGGGTACTGTAGTAGGATGTCTTGATCTGTGGTTGATTGTGGACATattgaggggactaagaatgaaatCACAAGTGGGGCACCTTCCGTTGATttgctcatcaacgtatcatccagATGAGGGTTTATTGTGTACTGGATTGATTATTAGGTACTATGGGATGAGTGTCCAACAGGAATTATGGTACATTGGCATGAAGATGTCtgacttaattattatatgatatttgtattgaaataactatgctcgttttataaatgatgtgtttcaggttagctcacccttactttgcttgtttgtgcatgtgaatgcgatgatcgtataatgtgtgatgttatacgggagtagtTGAAGGATTGTCACGTGATCCTGTACAAGTGGAGGAAAGGATGGAAGATCGaattagaaggattcaatgttatctttGCAGTTGCGTCTGAGCTTAAAACTGATGTATAGATTTTAGTTGATGTTCGGgatgttatgtattattataatatttaagttttgaaataatttttaattttgggtgaatttttgggatgttacagtaatggtatcagagcagttcatccttaggatgacctGTGTGTTGTGAGTTTGCCATGTCTTCTCTGTGAAGAATTGAGTGTAAATGGTATGATTTACCACTTCCTCTGTGTCTATATAGTAAGGTGTGTATCTAACTAGATGTTTTGAGAACAGAAAacgtcttgataagagtaatgagggtgcacactcatgacttttaccatagatggttttcctttcttaattctgaaggttAGAGTTAAGAAAGAGTTAGAGTTTTAGTGGTGTTTCCTGTAGTAATTCATGTCTTGTTCTTGCTTTCGTGGTGGTCTAATGTGCTCGATAGTAGTAGAGGAATACATGTTCAAGGACAACTTGAGTTGTATACCTTTATTAGAATTGGTTTAAGCCTTTTGGGACAAATTCTTGCTTCGAAAATAGGAGTTAAAAGACTTAAAGTTAAGCTTCGGAGGTGGAGTGAAGATATTGGAGTTTAGGAGTAAGGTTATGAGTGTTGAAAATTTCCAGAAATCAAGCCATAAGGTCATATGTTGTACTTTCGCAAGGAGTTCAGaggctagattaagagaagctttggataaaTATGGTTGTAACAAGGTTGGAGAAATAAGTTGGGTTTAGAATATCAGTAATGTTAACAGTCAGAAGAAAAGGACGTGTTGGCAAGAAACTGGGTGACGCTGTGAGAGTTTGGTAACATGAACCTAGGTATtagtgatggttggaatctgaataagaaaatggtggatgacctaaaatttaaattaagaatgGAATAGGAAATTCTATAGCAGACTAGGGGAAATAAGTATCAAGAAAGGAAGTAGAAGGAGAAAATTTTGAGAAGTAGTTAGATAAGGCAAGACCTCCTGGAAAATGATAGTTTCTTCTTAGTGTTATCACCCATGGAAGCGACTCAAGCTTCAGATCTTGCGGCGAAGGAGAATTCGGAGTGTAAACTTCGTGGTCACGAATGACTTCTTTGATGTTTTCCTGAAAGAAGTTTATGGTTTCCTCCTTCACAAGAGCATGAAGATCATTTTAGGTAAGTGTTTGAGGTTGAGAGTATGCAAGCCAGAAAGGATTTGTCATTTGAAGTGCAACCAGTAAGGATCGAGGACGAACTGTTAAACGATTTAAGGTCATCTGGAATGGTATAACAAGCAACCACCTGAAGGTTAGAGGATGAGATGAGAGAAATTACCTCGACTAGTTCCGAtaagcttaattttcgaggacgaaaatttttgttgttggggagaatgtaagacccgtatTTTAAGGAccggtggggacatggtggtcacccacctttTTCATTATTGGAGGTGCATTATTACTTACTGGAAGCTTAGCAAAGGGAGGGCCGACATTCATTTTCCAAACacattctttctctctctaaaacttcaTTCCAAAATTCTCTCGCTTCTCTCTAAGATTCCAGCACCTTGGACCGTGAAGGTGGCTTCTCCTTTTGCTGGACCAACTACGTCTTTAAGGTGTTGGACCGTTTCCTCCAAGTGCTACTGGTGCTGTTGCCGCTGTCCATCCAGCCAGGCAGTGACACCTCTTGCATGCTGCTACTACTGTCCGTGAAACCAAATAAGACTGTGTGTTCTCTTCATTTTTGCAGCTCTCAAGCTTGCTAGATCTGTGAGTCAACTTCATTCTCAAGTAATTTGGTGCAGCATTTGAAAAAGGAAATCAACCTGTGATAAGAAGTGCACCGTTCCAGCTCCAAAACAATTCATGCGTGTTCTTTGGAATAAAAGAAGCAACGTCCTCTTCCTTCAGATGTCCCATGTGCACtttcttcaattaatttcttGGACATGGGGAATAAAGTCGTGAGTGGTGTGTGTTTCTTGTAAACCAGTTTTGAAATGAGTGATAAAGTGGGCCATAATGCTTTCTTCCAACAAAATAGTCACCTTATATTATATAAGTGGTGGCTCCCATTTTTATTCTAGCAATAATGGACATGCAAAAGTGTAGGGCCGTGTGCTATTTACACTTCAACAAATTCAACTTTTGCATTTAGGAGTCCTCCACGTGAGCTTTCAACCAATTGGTGGCCCCCTCATTCCATCAAGCACGGTTTGCATACTCCAAAAAGAATGTTCCAATTAAATTCCAAAACATTGCTTGCTGCCGAAATGAATGGCCATGGCCGTGTGGCTGTGAATCAAAAGCATAGAAGAGAGCCATGTGGGAGACCAGCCAGAGGAAGGGCACCCTTCCTTCCATTTCCAACCGTTCAAAGAGCACCCAAGGGAAGCAGCACCAACTTCAGAAGTGCAGAGAGGAGGATTTGGGTTGGACATCTTGTGAGAGTGAAGCTGTTGCAGTAAGATCTGGGAGAGGAGGGGGAGAACTACTGAAGTTTCAAGGAGATCTTGATCTGCACGTCTGGAAGGAGATAGATCCCAAATTTACatggaagtcttcaagaggtaaggggagcttgaTTTATTTCATTGATTGTTGAGATATGTTGGCTTTGCTGCAAATATGTGAAAAATCTGGATGAAAAGGGGagggttttctgggtttctggactctggtgcgattctgcagaatttctgcagaatgcacgttcgtccaattttggggaatcaaaattggacgttcgtcccaacagtgctcgaccaaatagtggtcgacCAATTTCTAAACGTTCGTCTAATTCTGGTGAAATtcgacgttcgtccaaattactGTGCGTTCGGTTTCTAACGAACGTCCGTGTTCGTCCGTCAAGTCTGTAAAAATgagacgctcgtccaaacagtgaattatgaacgttcgtccttaactTAGTATCTTCGTGGAgtaatcttgaacgttcggccttggtcTCAAGACGAACGTCCGTAGGTTATaaagagcgttcggtcttttaGGATGTTTGATCTTATGCGCTCGTCCAAAGCGTCCAatggtttagcgttcggcctaagtgaTGGAtcttagcgttcggctcagtaATTGAGCGTTCAGCCTTGTGATAattatgagcgttcggcttttgggGTAcaacgagcgttcggtttttgagtataagtaagcgttcgtccttggttaagtgagcgttcgtccttggttaagtgagcgttcgtccttggttaagtgagcgttcgtccttggttaagtgagcgttcgtccaatgtttttaggagcgttcgtccttggtttttggtagcgttcgtccttggttttgtgagcgCTCGACCTTGGTTCGGTGTTCATCGACAACGTTCGGCCTTTGATGAAGATTATTCCAGAACGTTCGCTCAGACAGCATCAGtgttggaaatagcgttcggcaataATGCATGAATCCGTGGGAGTATTTTGaagcaattattgagaattgttggttatttccttgatccaatattggtttagttatacatattattgagaatatgtgtgacttcgtgattgagcacgtttatactattggtttagttatacatattattgagaatatgtatgacttcgtgattgaaCACGTTTATActattggtttagttatacatattattgagaatatgtgtgacttcgtgattgagcacgtttctTCTACTtgtttagttatacatattattgagaatatgtatgacttcgtgattgagcacgtttattctgttggaggtggtacatacactatgttatttacttgtaacttcgttggtctttttagcatttttgctagtctcacaCGTGAGacggagattcgagtgtcaccttcttctgcgcgaggaggtgaatgtctcgcccaatgacttcggctcgtgttgagtatagtgcatcgttacgcgtagtatcgatgtttttactcgttagtccttgaggagtcggggagataggtctgaagtcgcgatggatgacggctcgggtcgcctgttattgagagcaggttatgacgacaaattacaagtaaacgacatcagtttatgaaagactagtctaCAATATCATGTGAGTCAATTTATCATGGGAATTGTTATAGTATAGGTAGTGGGTTTATAATGTGATAATTCTGGTTATtcatcttgcatgttgtggctgtggtttctAACTGTGATGGTCGTACGGATACGGGAGAGATGGTAGTGCAGATAAAGTTGGATTTGGAATACTTCGAGAGAGAGAC
This window of the Vigna angularis cultivar LongXiaoDou No.4 chromosome 7, ASM1680809v1, whole genome shotgun sequence genome carries:
- the LOC128197761 gene encoding uncharacterized protein LOC128197761 encodes the protein MWETSQRKGTLPSISNRSKSTQGKQHQLQKCREEDLGWTSCESEAVAVRSGRGGGELLKFQGDLDLHVWKEIDPKFTWKSSRVEGLSRDLVQVEEEMEDRIRRIQCYLCSCV